The following coding sequences are from one Haloplasma contractile SSD-17B window:
- a CDS encoding type II toxin-antitoxin system Phd/YefM family antitoxin: MNIRPSAAIRQNYNDIAEICKKTGEPVFLTKNGEGDLVVMDIKSFNRREKMLKFREELLTVEENRLHGEEGYSINEAASLMRHAIKETNNGTSK; the protein is encoded by the coding sequence ATGAATATTCGTCCATCAGCTGCGATTAGACAAAACTACAATGATATAGCAGAAATATGTAAAAAAACGGGAGAACCAGTCTTTTTAACGAAAAATGGTGAAGGTGATCTTGTAGTAATGGATATTAAATCTTTCAATCGTAGAGAAAAAATGTTGAAATTTCGAGAAGAATTACTTACAGTAGAAGAAAATAGATTACATGGTGAAGAAGGGTACTCAATTAATGAAGCGGCATCTTTAATGCGACATGCAATTAAGGAGACAAATAATGGAACAAGTAAATAA
- a CDS encoding RHS repeat-associated core domain-containing protein: MIYKYTYDSDGNIERIKVGKNVRKQRTVKTDLCITGPDGTEECIKKIQYYTATVWLDQYEYEYDSLNQLIREDISLTGAEDSTTIYEYDHHANLTSKIIYEYQPHVLKENLTNNTRIKEFTYVYKTDEDVQNGGWKDQLKSVTVTEYSNSSNNESYSMTYDHQGNPETYKDYDLEWFGRQLETIKIKDTSTTYVSYKYNDSGFRTSKTVGNVTTNYFLEGDSVLYESDGSYEIYFTYDVDGQLISFYYDENKDDHVRGHEYYYIRNIQGDIVKIVDDSGDVLVEYKYDAWGNILDTVDNTDFDLAKMNPYRYRGYHYDEETGWYYLNSRYYNPEIGRFINADDSQILLMTRGEVLSHNLYAYSMNNPVMMVDPSGYWPNWNNIGEGIGLVILGVGAVAVGVATLPFGGGLTVVAGVTILAGVGTTAFGLAEIGEGLTDYNVIRDTVFNGDQSNYDLTKDIFQYTAIVGSTICSAYGISHTSVINTRSTPRTHNANSAVFNRQSNVLTYYGKNAKMKYSVGFFEKGHQWIHWYTELRHSKPINNVLKFIWEMAKRGF, encoded by the coding sequence TTGATATATAAGTATACATATGATTCAGATGGGAACATCGAACGAATAAAAGTAGGTAAAAATGTTAGAAAGCAACGTACAGTCAAAACTGACTTGTGTATTACCGGTCCTGATGGAACTGAAGAATGCATAAAAAAAATTCAATATTACACAGCAACGGTATGGTTAGATCAATATGAATACGAGTATGATTCTCTAAACCAATTAATTAGAGAAGATATCAGTCTAACAGGTGCAGAAGATTCCACAACGATCTATGAGTATGATCATCACGCTAATTTAACATCAAAAATAATCTATGAATATCAACCACATGTTTTAAAAGAAAACCTTACTAATAATACTCGAATAAAAGAATTCACTTATGTATATAAAACAGATGAAGATGTACAAAATGGTGGATGGAAAGATCAATTAAAAAGTGTAACAGTAACCGAATATTCTAACTCAAGTAATAATGAATCATACAGCATGACATATGATCACCAAGGGAACCCAGAAACCTATAAAGATTATGACCTTGAATGGTTTGGTCGTCAACTTGAAACGATTAAGATAAAGGATACAAGTACGACCTATGTATCTTACAAGTATAATGATAGTGGTTTCCGTACAAGTAAGACAGTAGGGAATGTCACTACAAACTATTTTCTAGAAGGAGACAGCGTCTTATATGAATCGGATGGTTCGTATGAAATTTATTTTACGTATGATGTAGATGGTCAATTAATTAGTTTTTACTATGATGAGAATAAAGACGATCATGTAAGAGGCCATGAGTATTATTATATTCGTAATATACAGGGAGATATTGTAAAGATTGTTGACGACTCTGGTGACGTTTTAGTAGAATATAAGTATGATGCGTGGGGTAATATTCTTGATACCGTTGATAATACCGATTTTGATCTAGCAAAAATGAATCCATACCGTTATAGAGGCTATCATTATGATGAAGAGACAGGCTGGTACTATCTGAACAGTCGTTATTATAATCCTGAAATTGGACGTTTTATTAATGCGGATGATTCACAAATTTTATTAATGACTCGGGGAGAAGTATTAAGCCATAATTTATATGCTTATAGTATGAATAATCCAGTAATGATGGTTGATCCTAGTGGATACTGGCCAAATTGGAACAATATTGGAGAAGGAATAGGGTTGGTTATATTAGGGGTAGGAGCCGTAGCTGTAGGTGTTGCAACTTTACCTTTTGGAGGAGGACTTACTGTTGTAGCAGGTGTTACAATTTTAGCAGGAGTTGGAACAACTGCATTTGGATTAGCAGAAATAGGAGAAGGATTAACTGATTACAATGTTATTCGCGATACTGTTTTTAATGGAGATCAAAGCAATTATGATTTAACAAAAGATATTTTTCAATATACAGCAATAGTAGGTAGTACGATTTGTAGTGCATATGGAATATCTCACACATCAGTCATAAATACAAGATCTACACCAAGGACACATAATGCAAATTCTGCTGTTTTTAATAGACAATCGAACGTTTTAACATATTATGGTAAAAATGCTAAAATGAAATATTCTGTTGGCTTTTTTGAGAAAGGACACCAGTGGATTCATTGGTATACAGAGTTACGACATAGCAAGCCTATCAACAATGTATTAAAGTTTATTTGGGAAATGGCAAAGAGAGGATTTTAA
- a CDS encoding type II toxin-antitoxin system RelE/ParE family toxin, which produces MEQVNNNYTVMISKRATQMLVNHAIFLSQVNEDAAEHLVISFENASKTLEQMPQRCPWLIGEFIPRNVYRYLIFEKRYMLIYQIKDNKVYVDYVLDCRQDYEWLFQ; this is translated from the coding sequence ATGGAACAAGTAAATAATAATTACACGGTTATGATATCTAAGCGAGCTACTCAAATGCTTGTTAATCATGCAATCTTTTTGTCACAAGTCAATGAAGATGCTGCAGAGCATCTGGTTATATCCTTTGAAAATGCTTCAAAAACTCTTGAACAAATGCCACAAAGATGCCCTTGGTTAATAGGTGAGTTTATTCCACGTAATGTTTATCGTTATTTGATATTTGAGAAACGTTATATGTTAATTTATCAAATTAAAGATAACAAAGTATATGTTGATTATGTACTGGATTGCCGACAGGATTACGAGTGGTTATTTCAATAA